The following is a genomic window from Lysinibacillus sp. G4S2.
ATTAGCATTACTTGCGGCTGCAGCTGCTGGTGCATTTTGGGCCTTTATTGCAGGTTTCTTAAAAGCGAAATTTAAAGTCCACGAAGTAATTGCGACAATTATGTTAAACTATACTGCACTTTATATTGCGAATGCAGTAATTAAAAAATTGTCTGATGGAAGCTTTAAAACAGAACGAATTCATGAATCAGCTTCTTTACGTTCTCCGTTTTTAAGAGAGCTTACAGACAATTCAAGTCTTCACTATGGGATCATTGTTGCACTGTTAATGGTAGTTGTTATGTGGTTCATATTAGAAAAAACAACACGTGGCTACGAGCTAAAAGCGGTAGGCTTTAACAAACATGCTGCAGAGTATGCTGGTATGAGCGTTAACAAAAACATTATTTTAGCTATGACGATTTCAGGTATGTTCGCCGGTCTTGGTGGTGCGATGGAGGCACTAGGTACTTTCCAAAACGCTTCTATTAAAGCAGGCTTTACTGGAATAGGTTTCGATGGTATCGCCGTTGCCTTACTTGGTGCCAATACGCCACTTGGGGTTGTATTTGGGGCTTCATTATTCGGCTCACTTAAATACGGAGCGCTAAATATGCCGAATGCTGCTGGTATTCCAGAGGAAATCGTATCTATTATTATCGCGTTAATTATTTTCTTCGTAGCATCAGGCTACATTATTCGAGTAGGTTTACAAAAGTTAAGCAAGAAAAAGGAGGGGCAATAACATGAGCTTTTTAGAAATGTTATATTTCATCATCCCTTCTGCAATTCTTTATGCAACACCTTTAATATTTACTGCAATCGGTGGTGTATTCTCTGAACGTTCTGGTGTTGTAAATATCGGACTAGAAGGTTTAATGATTGTTGGGGCATTTGTTGGTATTTATGTCAATTTAGAATATGCTTCAACATTCGGTGCAGCAACAATTTGGGTAGCGATGCTTGCAGCTGTCATTGTTGGAGGAATTTTCTCACTTCTCCATGCTGTTGCTTCGATCTCATTCCGTGCTGATCAAACGGTGTCAGGGGTTGCTATCAATTTACTAGGTTTAGCAGTATCCGTATTCTTGGTGAAAATGATTTATGATAAAGGTCAAACAGAT
Proteins encoded in this region:
- a CDS encoding ABC transporter permease; translation: MSNRVINILVPIISIIIGLIVGAIVMLVSGYDPVQGYSALWTGIFGDSYSIGNTIRQITPYILAGLAVAFAFRTGLFNIGVEGQLILGWLAAAWVGYAFELPKIIHIPLALLAAAAAGAFWAFIAGFLKAKFKVHEVIATIMLNYTALYIANAVIKKLSDGSFKTERIHESASLRSPFLRELTDNSSLHYGIIVALLMVVVMWFILEKTTRGYELKAVGFNKHAAEYAGMSVNKNIILAMTISGMFAGLGGAMEALGTFQNASIKAGFTGIGFDGIAVALLGANTPLGVVFGASLFGSLKYGALNMPNAAGIPEEIVSIIIALIIFFVASGYIIRVGLQKLSKKKEGQ